The following are encoded together in the Terriglobia bacterium genome:
- the aroF gene encoding 3-deoxy-7-phosphoheptulonate synthase: protein MVYGSEMLKPIPDLRLVGLEQKPGGSIVHVGDVAIGGRKVVMMAGPCSVESADQLLAAAWAVKGAGAVILRGGAYKPRTSPYSFRGLKEEGLRILADVRRETGLPVVTEAMDARHLEAVCAHADMIQIGSRNMQNYTLLEEVGRLRVPVLLKRGLSATIEEFLCAAEYVASGGNVSIVLCERGIRTFETSTRNTLDLSAVPVLKKLSHLPVIVDPSHGTGIWWLVPLLARAAVAVGADGLLVEVHADPDKALSDGDQSLRPDKFAAMMNDLRPVAQAIGREM from the coding sequence ATGGTTTACGGGAGTGAGATGCTGAAACCGATTCCCGACCTCAGGTTGGTAGGGCTGGAGCAGAAACCAGGCGGAAGCATTGTCCATGTCGGAGACGTAGCCATCGGCGGCCGCAAAGTCGTAATGATGGCCGGACCCTGCTCGGTCGAAAGCGCCGACCAGCTCCTTGCGGCCGCCTGGGCAGTCAAGGGAGCCGGTGCGGTAATCCTACGCGGGGGAGCCTACAAACCGCGGACCTCGCCCTACAGTTTTCGCGGCCTCAAAGAAGAGGGTCTGCGCATACTCGCCGATGTCAGGCGCGAGACCGGACTTCCGGTAGTCACCGAGGCCATGGACGCGCGTCATCTCGAGGCGGTTTGCGCACACGCCGACATGATCCAGATCGGTTCGCGCAACATGCAGAACTACACACTCCTCGAGGAAGTCGGACGGCTCCGCGTGCCGGTTCTGCTCAAACGCGGTCTGAGCGCCACGATCGAGGAGTTTCTATGCGCCGCCGAGTACGTCGCCAGCGGCGGCAACGTCAGCATCGTCCTGTGCGAACGTGGCATCCGCACTTTTGAAACCTCGACCAGGAACACGCTCGACCTGAGCGCGGTCCCCGTTCTCAAGAAGCTGAGCCACCTGCCGGTCATCGTCGACCCCAGCCATGGCACAGGGATCTGGTGGCTGGTGCCGCTGCTGGCCCGAGCCGCCGTCGCCGTCGGAGCCGACGGCCTCCTCGTCGAGGTTCACGCAGACCCGGACAAAGCCCTGAGCGACGGCGATCAGTCTCTGAGGCCGGATAAGTTCGCCGCCATGATGAACGATCTCCGGCCGGTCGCGCAGGCAATCGGCCGGGAAATGTAA
- a CDS encoding FtsX-like permease family protein: MGAFGLFRLILASFGLYGIVSYTVSQRTREIGLRMALGAQRSDALLMVLRHGLRLSLLGAAIGLPLALGASYCLRTAFYQVSPADPIAIGGTALLLMAVARLASYIPARRATKVDPMVALRHQ, from the coding sequence ATGGGCGCTTTCGGCCTGTTCCGCTTGATCCTGGCATCGTTCGGGCTCTACGGCATCGTCTCCTACACCGTCAGCCAACGCACCCGCGAAATCGGCCTGCGCATGGCCCTCGGAGCGCAGCGTAGCGACGCGCTCCTCATGGTTCTGCGGCACGGCCTGCGCCTGTCCCTCCTGGGCGCGGCCATCGGACTGCCCCTCGCACTCGGCGCAAGCTACTGTCTTCGCACTGCATTCTATCAGGTGAGCCCGGCCGACCCGATAGCCATCGGCGGAACGGCGCTCCTCCTCATGGCGGTCGCGCGGCTGGCCAGCTACATTCCTGCGCGCCGCGCCACGAAAGTAGACCCCATGGTTGCGCTCCGCCATCAATGA